From a single Lactococcus carnosus genomic region:
- a CDS encoding glycoside hydrolase family 1 protein, translated as MAFKTGFLWGGATATNQFEGGYNKDGRGLSVADLKTGGDVNTPRRFTSTIEKETYYPSHQAIDFYDHHKADIDLFGQMNFNVFRMSISWSRIFPQGDELVPNEAGLQFYDTIIDELIENGMTPLITLSHFEIPMGLVEKYSGFSDRRVIDMYVRYAQTVMTRYKDKVTYWLTFNEMNFGTMGRGELTTLGMNPKDEAIYPNGQTENEKVRFQALHNALVASAKVVKLGHDINPDFKIGCMICHITSYPLTPNPVDILEQKEFDLRFTKFVGDVQVRGEYPSYMTAYLKKKDSFPVFEAEDAAILKAGTVDMYTFSYYMSVCITLDETAAETNGNLMGGKANPYLESSEWGWQIDPIGLTYTLLDLQDRYGLPMMVVENGLGFADELRPDGTIIDDYRIDYMRQHIVAMDAAVEKGVDLLGYTMWGPIDLISAGTGEMKKRYGFIYVDMNNDGTGSLKRYKKKSFDWYKQVITSNGRDL; from the coding sequence ATGGCATTTAAAACAGGATTCTTATGGGGCGGTGCAACCGCTACCAATCAATTTGAAGGCGGTTACAACAAAGATGGACGTGGTCTGTCAGTTGCGGATTTAAAAACGGGAGGGGACGTCAATACGCCGAGACGCTTTACCTCAACTATAGAAAAAGAGACCTACTACCCAAGTCATCAAGCGATTGACTTTTATGATCATCATAAGGCTGATATTGACTTATTTGGTCAGATGAATTTTAATGTCTTTAGAATGAGTATCTCATGGTCTAGAATCTTCCCACAAGGAGATGAGTTAGTCCCAAATGAAGCCGGTTTGCAGTTCTATGATACGATCATCGACGAGTTAATCGAGAATGGGATGACGCCTTTGATTACCTTATCTCATTTTGAAATACCGATGGGGCTTGTTGAAAAATATAGTGGCTTTTCAGATCGACGCGTGATCGACATGTATGTGCGCTATGCACAAACTGTGATGACACGTTATAAAGATAAAGTGACCTATTGGTTGACCTTTAATGAGATGAACTTTGGGACGATGGGCCGTGGTGAGTTAACAACTCTAGGTATGAATCCCAAGGATGAGGCAATCTATCCAAACGGTCAGACTGAAAATGAAAAAGTACGCTTCCAAGCGCTACATAATGCGCTTGTGGCAAGTGCTAAAGTCGTGAAACTAGGCCATGACATCAATCCAGATTTCAAGATTGGCTGCATGATTTGTCATATTACCAGTTATCCCTTGACGCCTAATCCGGTAGATATTTTAGAGCAAAAAGAATTTGATTTACGCTTTACAAAATTTGTGGGAGATGTTCAAGTCAGAGGGGAATATCCAAGTTATATGACCGCTTACCTCAAGAAAAAAGATAGCTTTCCAGTTTTTGAGGCAGAAGATGCGGCCATTCTTAAAGCGGGTACCGTCGATATGTATACCTTCTCATATTATATGAGTGTGTGTATCACGCTAGATGAGACTGCAGCTGAAACAAATGGCAATCTGATGGGAGGTAAAGCCAATCCTTACCTTGAATCAAGCGAATGGGGCTGGCAAATTGATCCCATTGGGTTAACCTATACACTGCTGGATCTCCAGGATCGTTACGGCTTACCGATGATGGTTGTTGAAAATGGCTTGGGATTTGCCGATGAGTTGCGGCCAGATGGTACGATCATAGATGATTATCGGATCGACTATATGAGACAGCACATCGTCGCAATGGATGCGGCTGTTGAAAAAGGTGTTGACTTGTTGGGCTACACGATGTGGGGTCCGATTGATCTCATTTCCGCAGGTACTGGCGAAATGAAAAAACGATATGGTTTCATTTATGTCGATATGAATAATGATGGCACTGGTAGCTTGAAACGCTACAAGAAAAAATCATTTGACTGGTACAAGCAGGTTATCACGAGTAATGGACGCGATTTGTAA
- a CDS encoding beta-glucoside-specific PTS transporter subunit IIABC, which produces MGKYEALAKKIVDEVGGKDNINSLTHCITRLRFKLKDESNAHDDVLKNMDGVVTVMKAGGQYQVVIGNHVPAVYDDVLAVAGISGSGSEDDGPTEKQKPFDAIIDVISSCFQPFLGALCAAGMIKGINALLIFFKLYENTSGTYITLNAIGDAVFYFLPLFVALTASRKFKLSEYTGLALGAALVYPAIQQSAIVVKGAKPLGAIFGVDYYTTFAGIPLIANNYTSSVIPIIFIIWLASKIQKWAKKVIPELVATFFVPMVVLLVTMPIGFLVVGPIISLLTELLNSGFNSVYGFSPILFGLLVGGLWQILVIFGLHWALIPMVMAQFGEQGWSNILGGQFAASFAQIAVLMALMFKIYKKKDRQLIVPSIISGIAGVTEPAIYGITLPRVKPFVISCIAAATAGAYAGMMNVTSYMMGGLGIFALPTMISNGRDGTANGAIGSVIHAVLSALIGMVVAFVLTMIFCEKEYDEEIIEVAPTINPTTKAKGIAPESISSPATGEVLPLSEAGDAAFSEGLLGKGAVIIPTTGEVVAPFDGIVMTLFPTKHAIGLISDKGTELLIHVGIDTVQLDGKYFEAFVKQGDVVKKGQKLVAFDIKAIEAAGFNTQIPIIVTNTQDYSKVDVKAAKHITPGTQFIAVA; this is translated from the coding sequence ATGGGAAAATATGAAGCATTGGCGAAAAAAATCGTCGACGAAGTTGGTGGCAAAGACAATATTAACAGTCTGACACATTGTATTACACGGTTACGTTTTAAACTCAAAGATGAGTCAAATGCGCATGATGATGTGTTGAAAAACATGGACGGTGTTGTGACAGTGATGAAAGCTGGAGGTCAGTATCAAGTTGTTATCGGCAACCATGTACCAGCTGTCTATGATGATGTGCTTGCTGTAGCGGGTATTTCAGGATCTGGTTCAGAAGATGACGGCCCAACTGAAAAGCAAAAGCCATTTGATGCGATTATCGATGTTATCTCTAGTTGTTTCCAACCATTCCTAGGTGCACTTTGTGCTGCAGGTATGATTAAAGGGATTAACGCCCTGTTGATTTTCTTCAAACTATATGAAAATACATCAGGAACGTATATCACGCTAAATGCAATCGGGGATGCTGTTTTCTACTTCCTACCTTTGTTTGTAGCTTTAACAGCATCACGCAAATTCAAATTATCAGAATACACAGGCCTAGCTCTCGGAGCAGCCTTAGTTTATCCAGCAATCCAACAGTCTGCTATCGTTGTCAAAGGTGCTAAACCACTTGGTGCAATTTTTGGTGTTGACTATTACACAACTTTTGCAGGTATTCCATTAATTGCAAATAACTACACGTCATCAGTTATTCCAATTATCTTTATCATTTGGTTGGCATCGAAAATTCAAAAATGGGCGAAAAAAGTGATTCCTGAGTTAGTTGCGACTTTCTTTGTACCAATGGTTGTCTTATTGGTTACGATGCCAATTGGTTTCCTTGTTGTAGGACCAATTATCAGCCTCTTAACAGAATTGTTGAATTCAGGGTTTAATTCAGTATACGGTTTCTCACCTATTCTATTCGGTCTCCTTGTAGGTGGTCTATGGCAAATTCTGGTTATCTTTGGCTTACACTGGGCACTTATCCCAATGGTTATGGCACAATTTGGTGAACAAGGTTGGTCAAATATCCTAGGTGGTCAATTTGCAGCAAGTTTCGCACAAATTGCTGTACTCATGGCGTTAATGTTTAAAATTTACAAGAAAAAAGATCGTCAATTAATTGTTCCGTCTATTATCTCAGGTATTGCTGGTGTAACAGAGCCTGCAATTTACGGGATTACCTTACCACGTGTTAAACCTTTTGTCATCTCATGTATTGCAGCAGCGACTGCTGGTGCTTATGCAGGTATGATGAATGTAACAAGCTATATGATGGGTGGTCTTGGGATTTTCGCACTACCAACTATGATTTCAAACGGACGAGATGGCACTGCAAATGGTGCGATTGGCTCTGTCATTCATGCAGTGCTTTCAGCGCTTATCGGTATGGTCGTTGCTTTTGTACTGACTATGATTTTCTGTGAAAAAGAATATGATGAAGAAATCATTGAAGTTGCACCAACAATCAATCCGACTACTAAAGCTAAAGGGATCGCCCCCGAAAGTATTAGCTCGCCTGCCACTGGTGAAGTTTTACCACTTAGTGAAGCAGGAGATGCAGCGTTCTCAGAAGGTCTTCTTGGCAAAGGTGCGGTGATTATACCGACTACAGGAGAAGTTGTTGCCCCCTTTGATGGGATTGTGATGACACTCTTCCCAACCAAGCATGCGATAGGCTTGATTTCAGATAAAGGAACAGAGCTACTCATTCACGTTGGTATTGATACAGTTCAACTTGATGGTAAATATTTTGAAGCGTTTGTCAAACAAGGTGATGTTGTTAAAAAAGGTCAAAAATTAGTTGCTTTTGATATCAAAGCTATTGAAGCTGCGGGCTTTAATACACAAATCCCAATTATTGTGACAAATACACAAGATTACAGTAAAGTCGATGTAAAAGCAGCCAAACACATCACGCCAGGAACACAGTTTATAGCTGTGGCTTAA